The proteins below are encoded in one region of Paenisporosarcina cavernae:
- a CDS encoding anti-sigma factor antagonist (This anti-anti-sigma factor, or anti-sigma factor antagonist, belongs to a family that includes characterized members SpoIIAA, RsbV, RsfA, and RsfB.), with the protein MAFTIIPVTETALLIRVVGELGNHETRELKKALQTVIYARKCDLLVWDFHQVSFMDSSAIGLILGRIRELQVYGGTTKILCSSPTLKKIFQFSGLSPFVSEETEDQVLEQIGGATLWKTK; encoded by the coding sequence ATGGCATTTACCATTATTCCAGTTACAGAAACAGCATTACTTATTCGAGTTGTGGGTGAGTTAGGAAATCATGAAACTCGAGAACTTAAAAAAGCCTTACAAACAGTGATTTATGCGAGAAAATGCGATCTATTAGTATGGGATTTTCATCAAGTCAGTTTTATGGATAGTTCTGCGATTGGTTTAATTCTTGGAAGAATAAGAGAGTTACAGGTCTACGGTGGAACGACGAAGATTCTCTGCTCTTCACCTACTCTAAAGAAAATATTTCAGTTTTCAGGATTATCGCCATTTGTTTCAGAAGAAACCGAAGATCAAGTGTTAGAACAAATAGGGGGTGCTACTTTATGGAAAACGAAATGA